A part of Paenibacillus donghaensis genomic DNA contains:
- a CDS encoding M56 family metallopeptidase: MSWLTEDLVRISVWIFTVSLLASAMVLLIVLLQRLLKGRLIPTWSYMLWLLVLVRLILPWSPESKFSILNGFGYAHKLDSIRQVKQQTGAFVNVAVPEASAGWIGQMLGAVWLAGVCIWGGYTLWSSRKFVRQMRRETVPVTDVNVLGLFEQCRSKMAVRRPAVLVESPRRRTPALYGMAKPHLVIPKGLLTSLNKDQLQHVFLHELAHVKRHDIGINWLMHILLIVHWFNPVIWYASSRIREEQEIASDALALSYLEPDQRSRYGYTLIQILEHFSRPVRTAGNVHLTGNAKQLQRRIQMIKQYKRHSFRWTILGVAGVVLISGCALANPKESQSPAQEQGAMTSTPKQTVTDRPSASASIEPSDRPAASASAASSRQPATEAVAQPAEEHAGAVTRPLAPSERNTGGTVAEPQLVEEHAGAVARPLAPSERNTGGTVAEPQLMEEHAGAVMRPLAPSERNTGGAIAEPQLMEEHAGAVMRPLAPSERNTGGAVAQPQLVEEHAGAVARPLAPSERNTGGAVAQPQLMEEHARAVMRPLAPSEQNTGGAAE; the protein is encoded by the coding sequence ATGAGCTGGCTGACAGAGGATCTTGTCCGCATCTCGGTGTGGATCTTTACTGTATCCTTGCTCGCAAGCGCCATGGTTCTGCTCATTGTCCTGCTGCAGCGTCTGCTCAAGGGACGATTAATTCCAACGTGGAGCTACATGCTGTGGCTGCTGGTGCTCGTGCGGCTAATTCTGCCTTGGAGTCCGGAAAGCAAGTTCAGTATCCTGAATGGCTTCGGTTATGCCCACAAGCTGGACTCCATCCGGCAGGTCAAGCAGCAAACTGGGGCGTTCGTCAATGTAGCGGTGCCGGAAGCCTCAGCCGGGTGGATTGGCCAGATGCTAGGGGCGGTATGGCTGGCCGGTGTTTGTATATGGGGAGGGTATACCCTCTGGAGCAGCAGGAAGTTCGTCCGCCAAATGAGACGGGAGACGGTGCCGGTTACAGATGTTAATGTGCTGGGTCTATTCGAACAATGCAGGTCAAAGATGGCGGTCCGCCGGCCGGCGGTCCTTGTTGAATCTCCCCGGCGCCGTACGCCGGCGTTGTATGGTATGGCGAAACCCCACCTCGTTATCCCGAAAGGCCTTTTGACAAGCCTGAATAAAGACCAACTGCAGCATGTTTTTTTGCATGAGCTGGCTCATGTGAAACGCCATGATATCGGGATCAACTGGCTGATGCATATTTTGTTGATAGTGCACTGGTTTAATCCCGTGATTTGGTACGCCTCCAGCCGGATACGGGAAGAACAGGAGATTGCAAGCGATGCCTTGGCCCTCAGTTACCTTGAGCCAGATCAGAGAAGCCGGTATGGATATACCCTTATTCAAATACTTGAACATTTCTCTCGGCCTGTCCGGACAGCAGGCAACGTCCATCTCACCGGCAACGCCAAACAATTGCAAAGGAGAATACAAATGATCAAACAGTATAAAAGACATTCGTTTCGCTGGACCATTCTAGGGGTCGCCGGGGTTGTTCTCATCAGCGGCTGCGCCTTGGCAAATCCGAAAGAGAGCCAATCCCCCGCTCAGGAGCAGGGGGCGATGACATCTACGCCGAAGCAGACTGTGACAGATCGTCCATCAGCCTCCGCCAGCATCGAGCCTTCGGATCGTCCGGCGGCCAGCGCCAGTGCTGCGTCAAGTCGGCAGCCTGCTACTGAAGCAGTAGCGCAGCCTGCGGAGGAGCACGCGGGAGCAGTGACGCGGCCCTTAGCGCCAAGTGAGCGGAATACGGGCGGCACAGTAGCGGAGCCGCAGCTTGTGGAGGAGCACGCAGGAGCAGTGGCGCGGCCCTTAGCGCCAAGTGAGCGGAATACGGGTGGCACAGTAGCGGAGCCGCAGCTTATGGAGGAGCACGCAGGAGCAGTGATGCGGCCCTTAGCGCCAAGCGAGCGGAATACGGGTGGCGCAATAGCGGAGCCGCAGCTTATGGAGGAGCACGCAGGAGCAGTGATGCGGCCCTTAGCGCCAAGCGAGCGGAATACGGGTGGCGCAGTAGCGCAGCCGCAGCTTGTGGAGGAGCACGCAGGGGCAGTGGCGCGGCCCTTAGCGCCAAGTGAGCGGAATACGGGTGGCGCAGTAGCGCAGCCGCAGCTTATGGAGGAGCACGCAAGAGCAGTGATGCGACCCTTAGCGCCAAGCGAGCAGAATACGGGTGGCGCAGCAGAGTAG
- a CDS encoding BlaI/MecI/CopY family transcriptional regulator, whose translation MDKKNMRLPDAELEIMKIIWDTEIAVTSADIMEQLQGKKTWGVTTVLNFLTRLLERGFVTSERKGRFNFYTASVDEKTYLEQESQSILQKLYGNSIKSFVASLYDSQSLTKDDLDELRNFIDQQTKEE comes from the coding sequence GTGGATAAGAAAAATATGAGATTGCCTGACGCAGAGCTGGAGATCATGAAGATTATATGGGATACGGAGATAGCTGTTACTTCAGCAGACATCATGGAGCAGCTGCAGGGCAAGAAAACCTGGGGTGTAACCACTGTGTTGAATTTCCTCACCCGCCTGCTTGAACGAGGGTTTGTTACCAGCGAGCGCAAGGGACGCTTCAACTTCTATACAGCTTCTGTGGACGAGAAGACATACCTGGAGCAGGAGAGTCAGTCTATTCTGCAGAAGCTGTATGGAAACTCGATCAAAAGCTTCGTCGCTTCCCTGTATGACAGTCAGTCGTTGACCAAGGATGATCTGGATGAGCTTAGGAACTTTATCGACCAGCAGACGAAGGAGGAATAA
- a CDS encoding M56 family metallopeptidase produces MLDYLLTTMVEIILSTSLIIVLVLLLGRTLSRRYAPKWRYWIWLALAVRLLIPFNLTAPQPLVQIIPPIQEAMIPQKTAVDKASAPIQSDKNGNPVPAVTAAPNKPMSAQAGIALLWLSGAGGVLIYHCVGHLIFMSSIRRWSRPVGEQQVLELFSHSLRELKLDSRKVKLRRSTAAPSPMLAGLLKPTVWLPAELYSDEEYLMIFKHELIHYKQRHLWYKLLMLVVRAVHWFNPLVYLMVREANKEVELVCDSEVVKGTDIGYRKRYSEIILSMIRRPPSNAASLSTPFNGGKQMMKQRFAGIFDRRKKHNGVGAIVTAGLLLVLAGVLVACSTTAPKSDAIQEAIEAATQYKNTEYEVAYSSDILSVETIQQRNDQMVPFFTEYFAEKAVSTRYTGLPLQVAAKQQASVTSDNLELSLSEDKGDVIELKYYVDLVLLDQAGAEQQRVPLEGILTLFDVEDQWLVQGDRFDSNAFMKLVVP; encoded by the coding sequence TTGCTTGATTACTTGCTTACAACGATGGTTGAAATCATCTTAAGCACCTCCTTGATTATCGTTTTGGTATTGTTGCTTGGCAGGACTCTGAGCAGGAGATATGCGCCGAAGTGGCGGTATTGGATATGGCTGGCGTTGGCCGTGCGGCTGCTGATTCCGTTCAACCTCACCGCACCGCAGCCGCTTGTGCAGATCATCCCACCGATTCAGGAGGCCATGATCCCGCAGAAAACCGCTGTAGATAAAGCTTCTGCACCCATACAGAGCGATAAGAATGGCAACCCCGTGCCTGCTGTTACAGCAGCACCGAATAAACCCATGTCTGCACAAGCAGGCATAGCTCTCCTCTGGCTGTCCGGTGCGGGGGGTGTTCTGATCTATCACTGCGTGGGCCACCTGATATTTATGAGTTCCATCAGACGCTGGAGCCGTCCTGTTGGCGAGCAGCAGGTTCTGGAGCTGTTCAGCCACTCCTTAAGGGAGCTGAAGCTTGACAGTAGGAAGGTGAAGCTGCGAAGAAGCACTGCCGCCCCCAGCCCTATGCTGGCGGGATTACTGAAGCCGACGGTATGGCTGCCTGCCGAGTTATACAGCGACGAGGAATACCTGATGATTTTTAAGCACGAACTGATTCATTACAAACAACGCCATCTATGGTATAAGCTGCTGATGCTCGTTGTGAGAGCCGTGCACTGGTTTAATCCCTTGGTATACCTCATGGTCAGGGAAGCCAATAAGGAAGTTGAACTGGTCTGCGACAGCGAAGTGGTCAAGGGAACGGACATCGGCTATAGAAAGCGTTACAGCGAAATAATTCTTTCCATGATTCGCAGGCCCCCCTCTAATGCGGCATCCTTATCCACTCCTTTCAATGGAGGGAAGCAAATGATGAAACAGCGTTTTGCTGGTATTTTCGACAGAAGAAAGAAGCACAACGGGGTTGGAGCCATTGTAACGGCAGGTCTGCTGCTTGTTCTTGCCGGAGTGCTCGTAGCGTGCAGCACAACTGCACCCAAGTCGGATGCTATACAGGAAGCGATAGAGGCCGCCACCCAATACAAAAATACAGAATACGAGGTTGCATACTCCTCCGATATTCTGTCCGTAGAAACTATTCAACAACGGAACGATCAGATGGTGCCCTTCTTCACTGAGTATTTCGCTGAGAAAGCCGTCTCTACCCGCTATACCGGTTTACCACTGCAGGTGGCCGCTAAACAACAGGCTTCTGTAACCTCAGATAATCTTGAGCTTAGTCTTTCAGAGGATAAGGGAGATGTCATCGAACTGAAATATTATGTGGACCTGGTCCTGCTTGATCAGGCTGGGGCGGAACAGCAGCGTGTCCCTCTGGAGGGTATTCTGACGTTGTTTGATGTGGAGGATCAGTGGCTGGTACAGGGTGACCGATTTGATTCCAATGCTTTCATGAAGCTGGTTGTGCCGTAA
- a CDS encoding BlaI/MecI/CopY family transcriptional regulator produces MSNISDAEWEVMKVLWARSPSTANEVIKAVEDHTDWKPKTVRSLLNRLVQKQIIAYSQDKVYAYYPLVSEEECVGTETRSFLKRIYGGAFKPMLVNFLKEEQLTPEDINELKKILDDKIT; encoded by the coding sequence ATGTCCAATATTTCTGATGCAGAATGGGAAGTCATGAAGGTACTTTGGGCCAGATCGCCCAGTACAGCCAATGAAGTTATTAAAGCCGTGGAAGACCATACGGATTGGAAGCCAAAGACGGTAAGATCTCTGTTGAACCGGCTCGTTCAAAAGCAGATCATTGCATATTCACAGGACAAGGTGTATGCATATTACCCGCTTGTATCCGAGGAGGAATGCGTAGGGACGGAAACACGCTCATTTCTGAAAAGAATATACGGCGGGGCGTTCAAGCCTATGCTTGTGAATTTTTTGAAAGAAGAACAGCTGACGCCCGAGGACATCAACGAACTCAAAAAAATACTTGACGACAAAATCACATGA
- a CDS encoding bifunctional 2',3'-cyclic-nucleotide 2'-phosphodiesterase/3'-nucleotidase: MGLKSKWNKPIASVLATAVLSAQVLGGVVVGTVWGAEKASAETVQPAAGAQTVDLRLMSTTDVHTNVYGWDYFKNAKSLTVGLDRTATLVKNARNEQPNNLLLDNGDLIQGTPLGTYVAKETGFETSAEGLHPMIAAMNIMQYDVATFGNHEFNYGLKFLDRTINGSASFKNETKANFDYVNANIYKMDGVTNAYTPYIILPKKVKDANGVEQTVDVGVIGLVTPQIMEWDKVNLEGKVTTKDIAETAAKFIPEMKAKGADVIVAMAHTGFDAAAKEGTNAENSISLLSQVPGIDAITFSHTHKVFPTGNVDTLDGSFKDPVSKKPYTFVDNVNGRIHGVPAVQAGYGGAYLGLIDLKIVGSGHDWTVVKEESKASTRSIYKTENKINSSTVEPDLAIDEAVAAEHNATIEYTGQVLGYTKAPMNSYFALVQDDPTVQIVTYAQKWYTQNYVAANLPEYKDLPILSVGAPFKTGRNGPAEYTVIDEGPLTIRSASDLYLYDNTLKAIVVNGSVVKEWLEMSAGAFNRIKPAISTPQSLLNPAFSVFNFDVIDGVNYKIDVTQPAKYKPDGTINDASASRVTEITYNDLPLDMNQEFIVVTNNYRASGGGNFPGVKGAPMIIDSQDENRQVLMDYIKEVGTIDPTADGNWSIAPIKSNVNVTFTSAPEAAKVLPANMSDTGTQDKGFGVYELNLAKTPPKATADVEVHLIGINDFHGQLDTVSTVSNEPAGTAAILATYLNQTRAKYENSLLFHNGDSVGASAPVSSMERDEPTHEWMNLMKFDVGSLGNHEFDQGVDALMTQLYGGVDPKNKAVTHKGSDFDYVNANAVNSETKQPIINPYVIKEVGGVKIGFIGLVTKSTPSKVSPAGTAGVSFLSPQDEVAAVEKYAKELQNKGVETIIVLAHDPASTKGESTTGEAADLANALPANSPVDVIVAGDNHALANGTVNGKLVVQAYSYGTAFEDIKLIIDHTTGDVKHKEAVVTTTFHTNKGVAVTPDPATVALVDNYLKKHPELTKPVGTTDGTVTRTDTYRKESSLGNLIADAMRSADFGDGKTADFAFMNPGGIRADLPKGDVTFGDLAKIQPFGNTLVKLTLTGAQVKTLLQQQWAVKADGTADIKTLQISGLKYTANMYLPVAERVASLTLADGTPINPTQSYTAVVNNFMAAGGDNYKVLVDASVSVPGPIDLDVFYNYIVKTFAGGQIKAPIEGRIINNEKPTATPVPSASTGGGNYFPIATPTPSPTVAPSATPAPGTTPAPTVIPASGFKDLGKVAWAQTAIDYLAAKGIIKGLDANTFAPTKNVTRAEFVTMLVRSLNLSETGTASKFTDVKSNVWYSSPIAIAVNAGLVQGSGNGKFEPKREITREEMAIMVANAMKGQLQPVDNAALSQFTDNAKIAPYAKQAIAQLTKLGIVNGVDSGKFAPKGIANRAQAAVIIYRMLELAN, encoded by the coding sequence ATGGGATTGAAGTCGAAATGGAATAAGCCGATCGCTTCGGTGCTGGCTACTGCTGTGCTCTCTGCGCAGGTACTGGGTGGAGTGGTTGTGGGCACTGTGTGGGGGGCAGAGAAAGCTTCTGCGGAGACTGTTCAACCTGCTGCAGGCGCACAAACCGTTGATTTGCGGCTGATGAGCACAACGGACGTGCATACCAATGTGTACGGCTGGGATTATTTCAAGAATGCAAAATCGTTGACGGTCGGATTGGACCGGACGGCTACTCTGGTCAAGAATGCCAGAAATGAGCAGCCGAACAATCTCCTGCTGGACAACGGCGACTTAATTCAGGGAACTCCTCTGGGTACGTATGTAGCGAAGGAAACGGGGTTTGAAACTTCGGCTGAAGGTCTGCATCCGATGATCGCTGCAATGAATATTATGCAGTATGATGTTGCAACCTTTGGCAACCACGAATTTAACTACGGGCTGAAATTTCTGGACCGTACGATTAACGGCAGCGCCTCCTTCAAAAACGAAACCAAAGCTAATTTCGATTATGTAAATGCAAACATATATAAAATGGATGGTGTCACCAATGCTTATACGCCTTATATCATTCTGCCTAAGAAGGTTAAGGATGCCAACGGTGTAGAGCAGACCGTTGATGTAGGTGTGATTGGTCTTGTAACTCCGCAGATTATGGAGTGGGACAAGGTTAATCTTGAAGGCAAAGTTACCACCAAGGACATTGCCGAAACCGCTGCTAAGTTCATCCCCGAAATGAAAGCCAAGGGAGCAGACGTTATTGTTGCTATGGCTCATACCGGATTTGATGCAGCTGCAAAAGAGGGTACAAATGCCGAGAATTCGATCAGCCTGCTGAGCCAGGTTCCTGGTATTGATGCCATCACATTCTCGCATACACATAAAGTCTTCCCAACAGGCAACGTGGATACGCTGGACGGCTCTTTCAAAGATCCCGTAAGCAAAAAGCCTTATACGTTCGTTGACAACGTAAACGGCCGAATTCACGGCGTTCCTGCTGTACAAGCAGGCTACGGCGGAGCATATCTGGGTCTAATCGATCTGAAGATCGTGGGTTCCGGTCATGACTGGACGGTAGTCAAAGAAGAATCGAAGGCTTCAACCCGCTCGATCTACAAGACGGAGAACAAGATCAATAGTTCGACAGTCGAGCCGGATCTTGCTATCGACGAGGCTGTAGCGGCTGAGCATAATGCTACTATTGAGTATACCGGCCAGGTGCTGGGTTATACGAAAGCTCCTATGAACAGCTATTTTGCCCTGGTGCAGGATGATCCTACTGTTCAGATCGTAACCTATGCGCAGAAATGGTACACGCAGAACTATGTGGCAGCTAATCTGCCTGAGTACAAGGATCTGCCGATTCTGAGTGTGGGTGCTCCGTTCAAAACAGGAAGAAATGGTCCTGCTGAGTATACTGTGATTGATGAAGGTCCATTGACCATCCGCAGTGCCAGCGATCTCTATCTGTATGACAATACGCTGAAAGCCATTGTGGTTAACGGTTCTGTTGTTAAGGAATGGCTGGAAATGAGTGCAGGTGCCTTCAACCGCATCAAACCGGCAATTTCAACCCCGCAAAGCTTGCTGAATCCGGCTTTCTCGGTGTTTAACTTCGACGTTATCGATGGCGTTAATTACAAGATTGATGTGACCCAGCCTGCGAAATACAAACCGGATGGTACGATTAACGATGCTTCGGCAAGCCGGGTAACGGAAATTACTTATAATGACCTGCCGCTGGATATGAACCAGGAATTTATTGTGGTTACGAACAACTACCGTGCAAGCGGTGGCGGTAACTTCCCTGGTGTCAAAGGCGCGCCAATGATTATTGACTCTCAGGATGAGAACCGCCAGGTGCTGATGGATTACATCAAAGAGGTTGGGACGATTGACCCGACAGCTGACGGCAACTGGTCGATCGCTCCAATTAAGAGCAATGTGAATGTTACCTTCACCTCGGCGCCGGAAGCTGCAAAAGTGCTTCCAGCCAACATGAGTGATACTGGAACACAAGATAAAGGTTTTGGAGTATATGAGCTGAATCTAGCCAAGACCCCTCCAAAGGCCACTGCGGATGTAGAAGTGCATCTGATCGGCATTAACGATTTCCACGGTCAGCTGGATACGGTATCTACAGTAAGCAACGAGCCAGCTGGAACAGCTGCAATTCTGGCAACTTATCTGAATCAGACCCGTGCCAAATACGAGAATTCGCTCTTGTTCCATAACGGTGACTCTGTGGGCGCATCTGCACCGGTATCCTCGATGGAACGTGATGAGCCGACGCATGAGTGGATGAATCTGATGAAATTTGATGTGGGTTCACTGGGTAACCACGAGTTTGACCAAGGCGTTGACGCGCTGATGACCCAGCTCTATGGTGGAGTAGATCCTAAGAACAAGGCCGTTACTCACAAGGGCTCTGACTTCGACTACGTCAATGCCAATGCCGTGAACTCGGAAACGAAACAACCTATTATTAATCCTTATGTCATTAAAGAAGTGGGCGGCGTGAAGATCGGGTTTATCGGTCTGGTTACCAAGTCCACACCGAGCAAGGTATCCCCGGCAGGTACGGCGGGTGTAAGCTTCCTGAGTCCTCAGGACGAGGTGGCGGCTGTTGAGAAATATGCCAAAGAGCTTCAAAACAAGGGTGTAGAGACCATTATTGTATTGGCTCATGATCCAGCCTCGACCAAAGGTGAGTCGACTACAGGTGAAGCTGCCGATCTGGCGAACGCTCTTCCGGCCAATTCCCCGGTAGACGTTATCGTTGCCGGTGACAACCATGCGCTGGCTAACGGGACTGTAAACGGCAAGCTGGTTGTACAAGCTTACTCTTACGGAACGGCGTTCGAAGACATCAAGCTGATCATTGACCACACAACAGGCGATGTTAAGCACAAGGAAGCTGTGGTAACAACTACCTTCCACACAAATAAAGGTGTAGCTGTAACGCCGGACCCGGCGACAGTGGCTCTGGTAGACAACTACCTGAAGAAACATCCTGAGCTGACCAAGCCGGTAGGTACTACTGACGGAACTGTTACCCGTACAGATACTTACCGCAAGGAATCCTCCTTGGGTAACCTGATTGCTGACGCTATGCGCAGCGCAGACTTCGGAGATGGCAAGACTGCAGATTTCGCCTTCATGAATCCGGGCGGCATCCGTGCAGACCTTCCGAAAGGCGATGTGACCTTCGGCGATCTGGCCAAGATTCAGCCATTTGGTAACACGTTGGTGAAGCTGACGTTGACTGGTGCCCAGGTCAAAACTCTCTTGCAACAGCAATGGGCAGTAAAAGCCGATGGTACAGCGGATATCAAAACCCTGCAAATTTCCGGTCTAAAATATACGGCTAATATGTATCTTCCTGTTGCAGAACGTGTGGCAAGCCTGACGCTTGCTGATGGAACACCGATTAACCCAACTCAGAGCTACACTGCTGTGGTGAATAACTTTATGGCAGCGGGCGGCGACAACTACAAGGTTCTGGTGGACGCTAGTGTATCCGTGCCTGGACCGATTGACTTGGATGTATTCTATAATTATATTGTGAAGACATTCGCTGGAGGCCAGATTAAAGCTCCTATCGAAGGACGTATTATCAATAATGAAAAGCCGACAGCAACGCCGGTGCCAAGTGCGTCTACCGGCGGAGGGAATTACTTCCCAATTGCAACGCCAACGCCATCCCCGACGGTTGCGCCTTCGGCAACACCGGCACCGGGAACTACACCGGCACCAACGGTGATTCCGGCATCCGGCTTCAAGGATCTGGGCAAAGTAGCATGGGCACAGACAGCCATTGATTATCTGGCTGCCAAGGGTATTATCAAAGGACTGGATGCGAATACCTTCGCACCAACCAAAAACGTGACACGTGCAGAATTCGTAACGATGCTGGTCCGCTCGCTCAACCTGAGTGAAACGGGAACAGCCAGCAAATTTACCGATGTGAAATCAAACGTATGGTACAGCAGCCCGATCGCAATTGCGGTGAATGCAGGTCTTGTTCAAGGCTCCGGCAACGGTAAATTTGAACCGAAACGTGAGATTACCCGTGAAGAAATGGCGATTATGGTTGCCAACGCGATGAAAGGCCAGCTACAGCCGGTTGACAATGCAGCGCTGAGCCAATTTACCGACAATGCCAAGATTGCTCCTTATGCGAAGCAGGCGATAGCCCAACTGACCAAGTTAGGTATCGTTAACGGCGTAGACAGTGGTAAATTTGCACCGAAGGGCATTGCTAATCGTGCCCAGGCAGCGGTGATTATCTACCGTATGCTGGAGCTAGCCAACTAA